Proteins encoded together in one Impatiens glandulifera chromosome 1, dImpGla2.1, whole genome shotgun sequence window:
- the LOC124922900 gene encoding uncharacterized protein LOC124922900 has protein sequence MEHEMKNSSPEIFSVTPENNILEFKSLPENNNNQKIHDCAVAGNLKTVVTPDRLKVPKPLKYPERYKSPTDQMMSPISKGILARTRKGGGGRLLPPSLIQPKDLTLQEFSLPK, from the exons atggaGCATGAAATGAAGAATTCATCGCCGGAGATATTCTCAGTTACGCCGGAAAACAATATTCTTGAGTTCAAGTCATTGccggaaaataataataatcagaAAATCCATGACTGCGCCGTCGCCGGTAACCTGAAAACGGTTGTCACTCCCGATCGGCTTAAAGTCCCCAAGCCTCTAAAGTACCCTGAAAg ATACAAGAGCCCAACTGATCAGATGATGTCACCAATCTCTAAGGGAATTCTTGCAAGAACAAGAAAAGGAGGCGGCGGCAGGCTCTTGCCACCTTCTCTAATTCAACCCAAG GACTTGACTCTTCAAGAATTCAGCCTTCCAAAATGA
- the LOC124930706 gene encoding ras guanine nucleotide exchange factor L-like, with product MEPAHDDGTAEDSKGPHTERNPSLVSSLSLLSSSSSTSTSSFNSLIDINEFENEADIIINGTDSQLTPTTPQSPVTHEQTDHPLDDDTLLPPTPTHAQTPVSQILDKSFVGYDPSRIPSSVFSRKNTGQEWSVASNESLFSIHMGNNSFSMGTSDLFFPYDPNNYNPQIGLQPPQSQPQPQPPQPQPPQPPPPQMVSDTNQTSFDPANEEETITNPPPQIVVKEEDRVGSLDGDRSSVGTSTTHLSEESGTSSNSFVFPLLLGGEVANNTKTSEVVPPSSKATSPSPPVPSPPPERTVSLRKEEKEEVEKSKSGQETPEAAPSGGHEEAPENKTWLSYFSCFSFCPINSWHFCWPNRLSNEKKGNETESKN from the coding sequence ATGGAGCCTGCACACGACGACGGCACGGCCGAAGATTCCAAGGGGCCACATACGGAAAGGAACCCGTCTTTAGTATCTTCTTTGTCGTTGttgtcgtcatcatcatcaacttCGACATCATCTTTCAATTCCTTAATAGACATCAATGAATTCGAAAACGAAGCAGACATCATCATCAATGGAACCGATTCACAATTAACGCCCACAACCCCACAAAGTCCTGTTACCCATGAACAAACAGATCATCCCCTAGACGATGATACCCTTTTACCTCCAACTCCAACTCATGCTCAAACCCCTGTTTCACAAATTTTAGACAAATCATTCGTCGGCTATGATCCTAGTAGGATCCCATCTTCTGTCTTTTCAAGAAAGAATACAGGTCAGGAGTGGAGTGTAGCATCCAACGAATCATTGTTTAGCATTCACATGGGAAATAATAGTTTTTCAATGGGAACGTCTGACTTATTCTTTCCTTACGACCCCAACAACTACAACCCTCAAATAGGGCTGCAACCACCTCAATcgcaaccgcaaccgcaacCACCGCAACCGCAACCACCGCAACCGCCGCCGCCGCAGATGGTTAGCGATACGAATCAAACCTCGTTTGATCCAGCAAATGAAGAGGAAACAATCACTAATCCCCCGCCTCAAATCGTGGTGAAAGAAGAAGATAGGGTTGGCTCATTAGATGGAGATCGGTCAAGTGTTGGTACGAGCACAACTCATTTGTCAGAAGAGAGTGGGACTAGTAGTAATTCGTTTGTGTTTCCATTATTATTGGGGGGTGAAGTTGCGAATAATACGAAAACGTCAGAAGTGGTGCCGCCGTCTAGTAAGGCGACATCTCCCTCTCCTCCTGTTCCTTCTCCTCCTCCGGAGAGAACGGTGTCTTTACggaaggaggagaaggaggaAGTTGAGAAGTCAAAATCGGGACAAGAAACTCCGGAGGCTGCTCCCAGTGGTGGCCATGAAGAAGCCCCGGAGAACAAGACATGGTTATCATATTTTTCTTGCTTCTCGTTTTGTCCGATTAATTCATGGCATTTTTGCTGGCCAAATCGTTTGTCTAATGAAAAGAAGGGAAATGAAACGGAATCGAAAAACTAG